The proteins below come from a single Archangium lipolyticum genomic window:
- a CDS encoding FAD-dependent oxidoreductase, with the protein MSKTLICSCEDVTADDIRHAVSRGFCDVESVKRFTGFGTGICQGKGCLSAVAALLAKEKAQKPAGLLPFTPRPPEFPTELSVLASAPVDESQPPVGGVPQELSVFPSALRPEAPVPARAKVVIIGGGIMGLALAYNLSLRGETDVVVLERGYLCAGASGRNGGGVRMQWGTSANIELAKRSIALMGRFARDLGINVWLRQGGYLFMARTKAVAKRLEQNVALHNKHGVPTRLLTVDEAREVVPGLSLKGTQAASYNPEDGVIFPWPFLWGYANACRKAGIKVETFTNVTGFEQSDGLVRKVKTDRGDIACDTVVLATGAWSPEIARLAGVQLPNEPHRHEILSTEPLKPFLSPLVSVLDSGLYFSQSMRGEIVGGMGDAKEPAGLNMGSTLRFVSRFSQALLEQMPQLGHVKVLRQWAGCYDVTPDNNPVLGRTPGLENMLQLSGFVGHGFMMAPAVAERMAQWMTTGESDELFTRFNLRRFQEGKLEREDMIIG; encoded by the coding sequence ATCTGCCAGGGCAAGGGTTGCCTGTCGGCGGTGGCGGCGCTGCTGGCGAAGGAGAAGGCGCAGAAGCCCGCGGGCCTGCTGCCCTTCACGCCGCGGCCACCGGAGTTCCCGACGGAGCTGTCGGTGCTGGCCTCGGCGCCGGTGGACGAGTCCCAGCCTCCGGTGGGCGGAGTGCCCCAGGAGCTGTCCGTCTTCCCGTCGGCGCTGCGGCCGGAGGCTCCGGTGCCCGCTCGCGCGAAGGTGGTCATCATCGGCGGCGGCATCATGGGCCTGGCGCTCGCGTACAACCTGTCCCTGCGCGGCGAGACGGACGTGGTGGTGCTCGAGCGCGGCTACCTGTGCGCGGGCGCGTCCGGACGCAACGGGGGCGGCGTGCGCATGCAGTGGGGCACGTCGGCCAACATCGAGCTGGCCAAGCGCTCCATCGCGTTGATGGGCCGGTTCGCGAGGGATCTGGGCATCAACGTCTGGCTGCGCCAGGGTGGCTACCTCTTCATGGCCAGGACGAAGGCCGTGGCGAAGCGCCTGGAGCAGAACGTGGCGCTGCACAACAAGCACGGGGTGCCCACGCGGCTGCTCACGGTGGACGAGGCGCGCGAGGTGGTGCCCGGCCTGTCGCTGAAGGGCACGCAGGCGGCCTCGTACAACCCGGAGGACGGGGTCATCTTCCCCTGGCCGTTCCTCTGGGGCTACGCGAACGCCTGCCGCAAGGCGGGCATCAAGGTCGAGACCTTCACGAACGTCACCGGCTTCGAGCAGTCGGATGGCCTGGTGCGCAAGGTGAAGACGGATCGCGGTGACATCGCCTGCGACACGGTGGTGCTGGCGACGGGCGCGTGGAGCCCGGAGATCGCCAGGCTCGCGGGGGTGCAACTGCCCAACGAGCCGCACCGGCACGAGATCCTCAGCACGGAGCCGCTCAAGCCCTTCTTGAGCCCGCTGGTGTCGGTGCTGGACTCGGGGCTGTACTTCAGCCAGTCCATGCGCGGGGAGATCGTCGGCGGCATGGGTGACGCGAAGGAGCCAGCGGGGCTGAACATGGGCTCGACGCTGCGCTTCGTGTCCCGCTTCTCGCAGGCGCTGCTGGAGCAGATGCCGCAGCTGGGGCACGTGAAGGTGCTGCGCCAGTGGGCGGGCTGCTACGACGTGACGCCGGACAACAACCCGGTGCTGGGCCGCACGCCGGGCCTGGAGAACATGCTTCAGCTCTCGGGCTTCGTGGGACACGGCTTCATGATGGCCCCGGCGGTGGCCGAGCGGATGGCGCAGTGGATGACCACGGGCGAGTCCGACGAGCTCTTCACGCGCTTCAACCTGCGCCGCTTCCAGGAGGGCAAGCTGGAGCGCGAGGACATGATCATCGGCTGA
- a CDS encoding SDR family NAD(P)-dependent oxidoreductase: MRPPIDSGTVLITGACSVIGREIARQLARRARTLVLVASEREPLEELRDELLERNPTLGVAVEKCDLSHPDEVDALLDSLHRHLIHVDVLVNNADQGEYGLYEQQRWPRIHQMLRANVSAPMLLTHRLLRRMVERGRGGILNIGSGGGRLYIPGMAVYAGTRHFLEGFSESLRLELAGTGVVVTRVEPGPVAEGEALAHPPSWMSISAVQCAREALEGFEHASPLVYPGLAYRWMMRLVSLMPRPLMRATGLMAAKKLRRATSLLEDRGQQVLLASGSEAS; the protein is encoded by the coding sequence ATGCGCCCACCCATCGATTCCGGCACCGTGCTCATCACGGGGGCCTGCTCGGTCATTGGCCGGGAGATCGCACGCCAGCTCGCCCGCAGGGCCCGGACCCTGGTGCTGGTCGCATCCGAGAGGGAGCCGCTGGAGGAGCTGCGGGACGAGCTGCTCGAGAGAAACCCCACCCTGGGCGTGGCGGTGGAGAAGTGCGACCTGTCGCATCCGGACGAGGTGGATGCGCTCCTGGACTCGTTGCACCGCCACCTCATCCACGTGGACGTGCTGGTGAACAACGCCGATCAGGGGGAGTACGGCCTCTACGAGCAGCAGCGCTGGCCGCGCATCCACCAGATGCTGCGGGCCAATGTGTCGGCGCCCATGCTGCTCACGCACCGGTTGCTGCGGCGCATGGTGGAGCGCGGGCGCGGCGGCATCCTCAACATCGGCTCGGGGGGTGGACGGCTGTACATCCCGGGCATGGCCGTCTACGCGGGGACCCGGCACTTCCTCGAGGGGTTCTCGGAGTCACTGCGGTTGGAGCTGGCCGGCACCGGCGTGGTGGTGACGCGGGTGGAGCCCGGGCCGGTGGCTGAAGGCGAGGCGCTCGCACACCCGCCGTCGTGGATGAGCATCTCCGCGGTCCAGTGTGCCCGCGAGGCGCTCGAGGGGTTCGAGCATGCCTCGCCCCTGGTGTACCCGGGTTTGGCGTACCGGTGGATGATGCGGCTGGTGTCGCTCATGCCGCGCCCGCTGATGCGGGCCACGGGGTTGATGGCCGCGAAGAAGCTGCGGCGGGCCACCTCGTTGCTGGAGGACCGTGGCCAGCAGGTGTTGCTGGCCAGTGGGTCCGAGGCGTCTTGA